A window from Acidobacteriota bacterium encodes these proteins:
- a CDS encoding RidA family protein — MSTRASVSTPDAPQAIGPYSQAIRAGQFLFLSGQIPLDPATGEVVAGDVRAQTRRVLDNMSGVLAAAGVSMNAVVKTTVFLTDLSDFPAMNDVYADAFESPAPARSTVQVSRLPRDVRVEIEAVALLP; from the coding sequence GTGTCCACCCGCGCGTCGGTTTCCACGCCCGACGCTCCGCAGGCCATCGGCCCGTACTCGCAGGCCATCAGGGCCGGCCAGTTCCTGTTCCTGTCTGGGCAGATCCCGCTCGATCCCGCTACGGGAGAAGTGGTGGCCGGTGACGTGCGCGCGCAGACGCGCCGTGTCCTCGACAACATGAGTGGCGTCCTCGCCGCCGCAGGGGTTTCGATGAACGCCGTCGTGAAGACCACGGTCTTCCTCACGGACCTGTCGGACTTCCCCGCCATGAACGACGTCTACGCAGACGCGTTCGAATCCCCCGCGCCCGCGCGCTCCACCGTCCAGGTCTCGCGTCTTCCTCGCGACGTCCGGGTGGAGATCGAAGCCGTCGCGCTGCTGCCCTAA
- a CDS encoding TraR/DksA family transcriptional regulator encodes MKSTKKSTRTEHTDRHTELRRILEDRRRELTAELRRQMLDVRAIGPADQAQGVVDAEESSVSDIQEDIEIALLQMKSETLNRVNEALGRLEAGRYGFCGECGDEISGARLRALPFASRCRDCEEEREQTEARDRFYARRATASSELDIAS; translated from the coding sequence ATGAAGTCGACCAAGAAGTCCACTCGCACTGAACATACAGACCGCCACACGGAGTTGCGTCGCATCCTCGAGGATCGCCGTCGCGAGCTGACCGCGGAATTGCGTCGGCAGATGCTCGACGTCCGCGCCATCGGCCCCGCCGACCAGGCGCAGGGGGTGGTCGATGCGGAGGAGTCCTCGGTCTCCGACATCCAGGAGGACATCGAGATCGCGCTCCTGCAGATGAAGTCGGAGACGCTCAATCGCGTCAATGAGGCGCTCGGCAGGCTCGAAGCCGGTCGCTACGGCTTCTGCGGTGAGTGCGGCGACGAGATCTCCGGCGCGCGTCTGCGGGCGCTGCCGTTTGCGTCGCGTTGCAGGGACTGCGAGGAAGAGCGCGAGCAGACCGAGGCGCGCGACAGGTTCTACGCCCGTCGCGCGACGGCGTCGTCGGAACTGGATATCGCCAGCTGA
- a CDS encoding 50S ribosomal protein L28: MANRCEVCGKGPTFGNNISHAHNVSSRRFNANLQTVRALVNGAAKRLTVCTRCIRSNKITKAA, encoded by the coding sequence ATGGCAAATCGTTGCGAAGTCTGCGGTAAGGGTCCCACGTTCGGCAACAACATCAGCCACGCGCACAACGTGTCGTCACGCCGGTTCAACGCGAACCTGCAGACCGTGCGGGCGCTGGTGAACGGAGCCGCGAAGCGCCTCACGGTGTGCACGCGCTGCATCCGCTCGAACAAGATCACCAAGGCTGCGTAG